One window of the Candidatus Dependentiae bacterium genome contains the following:
- a CDS encoding cytidine deaminase, with protein MIISQLMHAAIKARNNAQAPYSTYHVGSAIRSAQGNIYAGCNVERCSYTQTTHAEQNAIDSMIAAEGPACITHIAIIAAPQRKIITLQNIQDASVINTPPQSACCGHCLQIIWENAGDNPDIPMYFFFGDNKLYTTTIGTLLPFPFGPSNLGITYTHQNSFTSSTVFEHNERT; from the coding sequence ATGATTATATCTCAACTCATGCATGCAGCTATTAAAGCACGCAACAATGCACAAGCTCCATACTCTACCTATCATGTCGGTTCTGCTATTCGCAGTGCACAAGGCAACATATATGCCGGATGCAACGTAGAGCGTTGTAGCTATACCCAAACTACCCATGCTGAACAAAATGCTATTGACAGTATGATTGCTGCAGAAGGACCTGCATGCATAACACACATTGCCATTATTGCTGCACCACAACGCAAAATTATTACTTTACAAAACATACAAGATGCATCTGTCATTAACACACCACCGCAAAGTGCTTGTTGTGGTCATTGTTTACAAATTATTTGGGAAAATGCAGGAGACAACCCTGATATACCTATGTACTTTTTCTTTGGAGACAACAAATTATATACAACTACCATTGGCACATTGTTACCATTTCCATTTGGCCCAAGTAACTTAGGTATTACGTATACGCATCAAAATTCATTTACATCTTCAACTGTTTTTGAACATAATGAAAGAACGTAA
- a CDS encoding FAD-binding oxidoreductase, giving the protein MKKQWPPQDQVFWYLYDKPTSTCRENITTDVAIIGGGMAGLSAAHAFQKRGKKVILLEQYYCGAGASGKSSGFITPNAELSFTDFAKKYSKDSAHHIWDFITSGSEDIRTNILQHKFACDYVEQNTLIAANHHHNLKTLQIECDNLAAYGYKTAMYSKDALQKYINSANYVGGMEYAGSFGINSYLYCQAMKQLLQQLGVDIYEQTPVTRIDNHTIHTMHARIQAKHIIVCTDRFTPQLGLLENKVYHVQTFLMVSQVLTNTEIAQLFPENNYLVWDTDLIYTYFRITADKRLLLGGGNLWTTFATQEKHNYHPIIQQLTRYFNKKFPDVHIQFEHIWPGLIGISKDIVPIAGPDQKNPHIYYITASAGLPIAAALGRYSAEHIIDGRTDLDQFFSPYRKFLIHGPVQSLLGTRLSFALSTFISSRL; this is encoded by the coding sequence GTGAAAAAACAATGGCCACCCCAAGATCAAGTATTTTGGTATCTGTATGATAAACCCACTTCAACATGCAGAGAAAATATTACTACTGATGTCGCTATTATAGGCGGTGGCATGGCAGGCCTTTCTGCAGCTCACGCGTTTCAAAAACGTGGAAAAAAAGTTATTTTACTCGAACAATACTACTGTGGCGCAGGAGCTTCGGGCAAAAGCTCTGGATTTATTACACCCAATGCAGAACTTTCATTCACTGATTTTGCAAAAAAATATTCCAAAGATAGTGCCCATCATATTTGGGATTTTATTACTTCTGGTTCGGAAGATATTCGTACCAATATCTTACAGCATAAATTCGCCTGCGATTATGTAGAACAAAATACACTTATAGCAGCTAATCATCACCATAATTTAAAAACACTCCAAATAGAATGTGATAATTTAGCGGCTTATGGATATAAAACAGCAATGTATTCAAAAGATGCATTACAAAAATACATTAATTCTGCTAATTACGTTGGCGGTATGGAATATGCAGGTTCTTTTGGCATTAACTCATACTTGTACTGCCAAGCAATGAAACAATTATTACAACAACTAGGGGTAGATATCTACGAACAAACACCAGTTACCCGCATAGACAACCATACTATACATACCATGCACGCTCGCATACAAGCCAAACACATTATTGTATGCACCGATCGCTTCACGCCTCAACTTGGGCTACTTGAGAACAAGGTGTACCATGTTCAAACATTCTTGATGGTATCACAAGTTCTGACCAATACAGAAATAGCTCAGTTATTTCCCGAAAACAACTATTTAGTGTGGGACACTGATCTCATTTACACCTACTTTAGAATAACTGCCGACAAACGACTTCTGTTGGGTGGCGGCAATCTATGGACTACATTTGCAACTCAAGAAAAACATAATTATCACCCGATCATTCAGCAACTAACACGATATTTTAATAAAAAATTTCCAGACGTACATATACAATTTGAGCACATATGGCCAGGATTGATCGGTATTTCAAAAGATATTGTACCTATCGCAGGTCCAGATCAAAAAAATCCGCACATATATTACATTACTGCTTCAGCCGGATTGCCTATAGCTGCTGCCTTAGGTCGTTATAGCGCAGAACATATTATTGATGGCAGAACAGACTTAGACCAATTCTTCTCTCCGTATAGAAAATTCCTTATACACGGCCCAGTGCAATCACTACTTGGTACTCGACTCTCTTTTGCTCTATCAACCTTTATTTCTTCAAGGTTATAA
- the arfB gene encoding alternative ribosome rescue aminoacyl-tRNA hydrolase ArfB → MKEDIVVKNGIIIPAHELEITASRSGGAGGQHVNKTSTRITLRWNIPRTQALDEQQKQRVLIKLQSELTTEGDLIIHSSTYRSQQQNKKSAFDILAQKIRNALHVPKKRMKSKLPQQAKEARLEKKKKHSEVKKMRRKVEY, encoded by the coding sequence ATGAAAGAAGATATAGTAGTAAAAAATGGCATAATAATTCCTGCGCATGAACTAGAAATTACCGCAAGTAGGTCCGGCGGTGCTGGTGGTCAACATGTTAATAAGACAAGCACGCGCATTACGCTCCGTTGGAACATCCCACGCACACAAGCGCTTGATGAACAACAAAAACAACGAGTACTCATAAAACTACAATCAGAGCTGACTACCGAAGGTGATCTGATTATTCACAGCAGTACATATCGCAGCCAGCAACAAAACAAAAAAAGCGCATTTGATATACTTGCACAAAAAATACGCAACGCTTTGCATGTGCCCAAAAAACGTATGAAATCCAAGCTGCCACAACAAGCAAAAGAAGCACGCCTAGAGAAAAAAAAGAAACATAGTGAAGTTAAAAAAATGCGTCGTAAAGTTGAGTATTAA
- the pip gene encoding prolyl aminopeptidase, with translation MSMFIFLLLFSPVFSSICDIQNFSFETDTCYTTIKPYYEDYLQVSPYHRIFYAEYGNPNGIPVVVVHGGPGYGCIDSCSKFFDPSYFHIIMFDQRGALKSIPCADMYDNTPQASVHDMELLREHLNIDKWILFGGSYGSLLSILYGETHPDRVLYFVLRGIFLGRKQDYEHLFYGMNKFFPESYQSMLNLLSAEEQSDLITSLHKRIMNSDSSISQPIADAFMYYDGLCSVLNPDFDDKGDQIVDLSVARAFIHYAAHHFFLEENQLLNNIEKIKHLPAIIVHGRYDLICPPQNAYDLYNVWPNTELWFIENAGHSSEEKILASALTTAMNTLKGIFI, from the coding sequence ATGAGTATGTTTATTTTTCTACTTTTATTTAGTCCAGTATTTTCAAGTATCTGTGATATTCAAAATTTTTCATTCGAAACAGATACATGCTATACAACTATCAAGCCCTACTATGAAGACTATCTACAAGTAAGTCCTTATCATCGCATTTTTTATGCAGAATATGGTAATCCAAATGGAATACCAGTCGTAGTAGTACATGGGGGCCCTGGTTATGGATGTATTGATTCTTGTAGTAAATTTTTTGATCCAAGCTATTTTCATATAATAATGTTTGACCAACGAGGAGCCCTTAAATCAATACCATGCGCAGATATGTATGATAATACGCCACAAGCATCTGTACATGATATGGAATTATTACGAGAACATCTGAACATTGATAAATGGATTCTTTTTGGAGGCTCATATGGCAGTTTATTGTCAATTTTATATGGTGAGACTCATCCAGATCGTGTCTTGTATTTTGTTTTACGAGGTATCTTTTTAGGTAGGAAACAAGACTATGAACATTTATTTTATGGAATGAATAAATTTTTTCCTGAATCATACCAATCAATGCTTAACCTGCTATCTGCTGAAGAACAATCAGATTTAATAACATCACTTCATAAACGAATTATGAATTCTGATAGCAGTATTAGTCAACCGATTGCAGATGCTTTTATGTATTATGATGGCTTATGTTCTGTATTAAACCCTGACTTTGATGACAAAGGAGATCAAATAGTAGATCTTTCTGTTGCACGAGCATTTATTCATTACGCAGCACATCATTTTTTCTTAGAAGAAAACCAGTTACTTAATAACATAGAAAAAATCAAACATCTCCCTGCAATTATCGTACATGGTCGCTATGATTTGATTTGTCCACCGCAAAATGCATATGATTTATATAATGTATGGCCAAATACAGAATTGTGGTTTATTGAAAACGCAGGTCATTCATCAGAAGAAAAAATTCTTGCATCTGCACTAACAACCGCTATGAATACATTAAAAGGGATTTTTATATGA